From a single Accipiter gentilis chromosome 8, bAccGen1.1, whole genome shotgun sequence genomic region:
- the PARS2 gene encoding probable proline--tRNA ligase, mitochondrial, with product MKGLLRRWRLPARNGRPYGCGPQYGVPGKAKRLLVSQLFQPFNLQAGDEAGWEGRAGEPTCRSQKLMLQGGLVYPSVPGCYYYLPPAVRAMEKLVKVVDGEMQAVGGQKLNMPSLSSAGLWRASGRWDRMGPELFRLVDRHDKAYCLAPTHEEVVTELVAAQSNLSYKQLPLRLYQVTRKFRDEPKPRFGLLRSREFYMKDMYTFDASEEAARQTYDLVCDAYCSLFDRLGLPFVKVQAATGSIGGTMSHEFQLPADVGEDRLLLCPDGHFAANVEMLNGERTSCPTCGEKLTQTKGIEVGHTFYLGTKYSSVFNAVFYSPKNKPQLAEMGCYGLGITRILAASIEVLSTEDSIRWPSLIAPYQLCFIPPKRGSKEEEEGVTLLEQVYDDLTEALPHLNGDLVMDDRTQLTIGKRLKDANKLGYPYVVVAGKRVCEDPPVFEVWNQNAGEVLFLTKEGVIELLSKVQVP from the coding sequence ATGAAGGGCTTGCTGAGAAGATGGCGGCTGCCGGCGAGGAACGGCCGGCCGTACGGCTGCGGTCCCCAGTACGGCGTCCCGGGCAAGGCGAAGCGGCTGCTGGTCTCGCAGCTTTTCCAGCCCTTCAACCTGCAGGCGGGCGACGAGGCGGGGTGGGAGGGCAGGGCCGGGGAGCCCACCTGCCGGAGCCAGAAGCTGATGCTGCAAGGGGGGCTCGTCTACCCCTCCGTCCCCGGCTGCTACTACTACCTGCCGCCCGCCGTCCGCGCCATGGAGAAGCTGGTCAAGGTGGTGGACGGGGAGATGCAGGCGGTGGGGGGGCAGAAGCTGAATATGCCCAGCCTGAGCTCGGCGGGGCTGTGGCGCGCCAGCGGCCGCTGGGACAGGATGGGGCCGGAGCTGTTCCGGCTGGTGGACCGGCACGACAAGGCCTACTGCCTGGCCCCCACGCACGAGGAGGTGGTGACGGAGCTGGTGGCCGCTCAGAGCAACCTGTCCTACAAGCAGCTCCCGCTGCGACTCTACCAGGTGACCAGGAAGTTTCGGGACGAGCCCAAGCCCCGCTTCGGCTTGCTGCGCAGCCGGGAGTTTTACATGAAGGACATGTACACCTTCGACGCTTCCGAAGAGGCGGCTCGGCAGACCTACGACCTGGTGTGCGACGCCTACTGCAGCCTCTTCGACCGCCTGGGCCTTCCCTTCGTCAAAGTGCAGGCGGCCACGGGCAGCATCGGCGGCACCATGTCCCACGAGTTCCAGCTCCCGGCAGACGTCGGCGAGGacaggctgctgctgtgccccGACGGACATTTCGCGGCCAACGTGGAAATGCTAAACGGGGAGCGAACGTCTTGCCCCACGTGCGGGGAAAAACTCACCCAGACCAAAGGGATCGAAGTGGGGCACACGTTTTATCTGGGCACCAAGTACTCCTCCGTCTTCAACGCTGTCTTCTACTCACCCAAGAACAAACCCCAGCTGGCAGAAATGGGTTGCTATGGCCTGGGCATCACTCGCATCCTGGCGGCCTCCATCGAGGTGCTCTCTACGGAGGACAGCATCCGTTGGCCAAGCCTCATCGCACCCTACCAGCTCTGCTTCATTCCCCCCAAGAGGGGcagcaaggaagaggaggagggagtcACGCTGCTGGAGCAGGTGTATGACGACCTAACCGAAGCGCTGCCCCACCTCAACGGCGACTTGGTCATGGATGACAGGACACAGCTGACCATTGGCAAAAGGCTAAAGGACGCCAACAAGCTGGGTTATCCCTACGTGGTCGTAGCTGGGAAGAGGGTTTGTGAGGACCCCCCGGTCTTTGAGGTCTGGAATCAGAACGCCGGCGAGGTTTTGTTCCTCACCAAGGAAGGCGTCATTGAGCTGCTGAGTAAAGTGCAAGTCCCTTAA
- the TMEM205 gene encoding transmembrane protein 205, with protein MPTDTEPSNAIKLLHLVFLSTSWGMQIWVTFVSGFVMGSCLPRHTYGFIQRELFPYYCHISSACAFLNLTLFAMYHPSELLSDEQTTQIIVFFVCIAASVLNTQWFGQVASDIVADMHLVERSHGLGQEVGLFTGKSCRQLRASNPSYRQLSRQLSLYRALSSLCNLCCIACNGLSLYYLAAQLSAL; from the exons ATGCCGACCGACACAGAGCCCTCTAACGCCATCAAACTGCTGCACCTGGTTTTCCTCTCCACCTCCTGGGGAATGCAGATCTGGGTGACCTTCGTGTCTG GGTTCGTGATGGGCAGCTGCCTCCCTCGCCACACCTACGGCTTCATCCAGCGCGAGCTCTTCCCCTACTACTGCCACATCAGCTCCGCTTGTGCCTTCCTCAACCTGACTCTATTTGCCATGTACCACCCCAGTGAGCTGCTCAGCGATGAACAAACGACCCAG ATCATCGTCTTCTTCGTTTGCATCGCTGCTTCCGTGCTGAACACGCAGTGGTTCGGGCAGGTCGCCTCCGACATCGTGGCAGACATGCACCTCGTCGAGCGCAGCCACGGCCTCGGCCAGGAGGTCGGACTGTTTACCGGCAAGTCCTGCAGGCAGCTGCGTGCCTCCAACCCCAGCTACAGGCAGCTATCCCGACAGCTCTCCCTCTACCGCGCTCTGTCCTCCCTCTGCAACCTCTGCTGCATCGCCTGTAACGGCTTGAGCTTGTACTACCTGGCTGCCCAACTCTCTGCCCTGTGA
- the TTC4 gene encoding tetratricopeptide repeat protein 4 isoform X2, with product MAEAGPGGGGTRYRGGFHPDTWEEELEAIPMFMKRCPAEIDAARQPELACLQSLLFDEEQGPAELARMYKNEGNEYFRERDYGRAVVAYTEGLKKKCEDPELNAVLHTNRGAAQFYLGNYRSALNDAVQAKKLKPTHLKAVIRGALCHMELKNFSEAIAWCEEGLRIDSKEKKLVEMRAKADKLKRAEERDARKAKVMKKKEQCQKEILLAAIKVTTNTKYHPSVRRWTKHPRESSGCQAVASHWPNEPCFLCCRWTLLQWKGRRLSSRRVEERISPGSSPSSTHVWAMLKYFGLLCKLDLLFCSCLSKEKSEFSSVL from the exons ATGGcggaggccgggccgggcggcggcgggacgcgGTACCGGGGTGGTTTCCACCCCGACACCTGGGAGGAG gagctggaggccatcCCCATGTTCATGAAGCGGTGCCCGGCCGAGATCGACGCGGCGCGGCAGCCCGAGCTGGCCTGTCTGCAGTCCCTCCTCTTCGACGAGGAGCAGGGTCCCGCAG agctggccaggaTGTACAAAAACGAAGGGAACGAGTACTTCAGGGAGAGGGACTACGGGAGAGCTGTCGTCGCCTACACCGAGGGGCTGAAGAAGAAGTGCGAGGACCCCGAGCTGAACGCCGTGCTGCACACAAACCGGGGAGCCGCGCAGTTTTACCTGG GTAACTACCGTTCTGCGCTCAATGATGCCGTCCAAGCAAAAAAGCTAAAGCCCACCCATCTCAAAGCAGTCATAAGAG GAGCTCTCTGTCACATGGAGCTAAAGAATTTCTCTGAAGCAATAGCATGGTGTGAGGAGGGCTTGCGAATagattcaaaagagaaaaagcttgtGGAAATGAGAGCTAAAGCTGACAAATTAAAG CGGGCTGAGGAGCGGGATGCAAGGAAAGCAAaggtgatgaagaagaaagagcagTGTCAAAAGGAAATTTTGCTTGCAGCAATAAAG GTAACAACTAACACAAAATACCATCCCAGTGTTAGGAGGTGGACTAAGCATCCAAGAGAGAGCTCTGGCTGCCAGGCTGTAGCATCACACTGGCCCAATGAACCTTGCTTTCTTTGCTGCCGATGGACATTACTTCAGTGGAAGGGTAGAAGATTATCATCTAGGAGGGTGGAAGAGAGAATCAGTCCTGGATCCTCTCCTTCCTCGACACATGTTTGGGCTATGTTAAAGTATTTTGGACTATTATGTAAATTGGATCTCCTCTTCTGCAGTtgtctttccaaagaaaagagtGAGTTTTCTTCAGTTCTCTGA
- the TTC22 gene encoding LOW QUALITY PROTEIN: tetratricopeptide repeat protein 22 (The sequence of the model RefSeq protein was modified relative to this genomic sequence to represent the inferred CDS: inserted 1 base in 1 codon; substituted 2 bases at 2 genomic stop codons): MAAVTVASSILVPQGTSPPGSRQGQRTARTRLDRILLSQGSKEQKRLPASNRTXVLPRQVIKSSDTHYRALPXCYLGMLLERKETFSTTLTGMQDCGFSETKHLDCSGKVLYPASPHQGTDSDNPPILNRPAKIFHLLGQQEMMAKGICQMALEVPWDPHFDWQAYRTQAQIHVKIHLQDLGRTKMGXAPVPDRRKLIHAKNHPERVLSKALEFDPGNAIPKLQLFRGKSYA, from the exons ATGGCAGCCGTCACCGTGGCATCCAGCATCCTGGTTCCCCAGGGAACGTCCCCTCCTGGGAGCAGACAGGGCCAGCGGACAGCTAGGACAAG GCTGGACAGGAtcctgctgagccagggcagcAAGGAGCAGAAGAGGCTGCCTGCCTCCAACAGGA TGGTGCTGCCCCGACAAGTCATCAAGTCCTCCGACACTCACTACAGAG CCCTGCCCTGATGCTacctggggatgctgctggaaaggaaagaaacattttccaccACCCTGACAGGGATGCAGGACTGTGGCTTCTCCGAGACCAAACACCTCGATTGCTCTGGAAAGGTGCTATACCCAGCGTCGCCACACCAGGGGACTGATTCGG ACAACCCTCCCATCCTGAACCGCCCAGCAAAAATCTTCCACCTCCTGGGCCAGCAGGAGATGATGGCCAAAGGGATATGCCAAATGGCACTGGAGGTCCCGTGGGACCCTCACTTCGACTGGCAGGCCTACCGCACCCAGGCACAG ATCCACGTGAAGATACATCTGCAAGATCTGGGACGCACCAAGATGGGATAGGCCCCAGTGCCTGACAGAAGGAAGCTCATACATGCTAAAAATCACCCTGAAAGGGTCCTCAG CAAAGCCCTGGAGTTTGACCCTGGCAACGCCATACCCAAACTCCAGCTCTTCAGGGGCAAATCCTACGCTTAA
- the TTC4 gene encoding tetratricopeptide repeat protein 4 isoform X1, translated as MAEAGPGGGGTRYRGGFHPDTWEEELEAIPMFMKRCPAEIDAARQPELACLQSLLFDEEQGPAELARMYKNEGNEYFRERDYGRAVVAYTEGLKKKCEDPELNAVLHTNRGAAQFYLGNYRSALNDAVQAKKLKPTHLKAVIRGALCHMELKNFSEAIAWCEEGLRIDSKEKKLVEMRAKADKLKRAEERDARKAKVMKKKEQCQKEILLAAIKERNIKLVLEPSNEEEEVSDGLAEISLDGFHSDNATGAKVHLDADGNLNWPVLFLYPEHEQTDFIAAFHENSRFIDHLMVMFAELPPWDLERKYLPSNLELYFEDEERTEMYELNPEHTLLQVLQHERYFVKAGTPTVLAFVKRSPFSKKYFSGKKVHRL; from the exons ATGGcggaggccgggccgggcggcggcgggacgcgGTACCGGGGTGGTTTCCACCCCGACACCTGGGAGGAG gagctggaggccatcCCCATGTTCATGAAGCGGTGCCCGGCCGAGATCGACGCGGCGCGGCAGCCCGAGCTGGCCTGTCTGCAGTCCCTCCTCTTCGACGAGGAGCAGGGTCCCGCAG agctggccaggaTGTACAAAAACGAAGGGAACGAGTACTTCAGGGAGAGGGACTACGGGAGAGCTGTCGTCGCCTACACCGAGGGGCTGAAGAAGAAGTGCGAGGACCCCGAGCTGAACGCCGTGCTGCACACAAACCGGGGAGCCGCGCAGTTTTACCTGG GTAACTACCGTTCTGCGCTCAATGATGCCGTCCAAGCAAAAAAGCTAAAGCCCACCCATCTCAAAGCAGTCATAAGAG GAGCTCTCTGTCACATGGAGCTAAAGAATTTCTCTGAAGCAATAGCATGGTGTGAGGAGGGCTTGCGAATagattcaaaagagaaaaagcttgtGGAAATGAGAGCTAAAGCTGACAAATTAAAG CGGGCTGAGGAGCGGGATGCAAGGAAAGCAAaggtgatgaagaagaaagagcagTGTCAAAAGGAAATTTTGCTTGCAGCAATAAAG GAAAGAAATATCAAGCTGGTTCTTGAGCCTTCAAATGAAGAAGAGGAAGTATCAGATGGCCTGGCTGAGATATCCTTAGATGGGTTCCACTCTGACAATGCCACGGGGGCAAAGGTGCACTTAGATGCTGATGGCAACCTGAACTGGCCTGTCCTCTTTCTGTACCCTGAGCACGAGCAAACAGACTTCATTGCGGCTTTTCACGAGAACTCCAG GTTTATTGATCATTTAATGGTGATGTTTGCTGAGTTACCTCCTTgggatttagaaagaaaataccttcCCAGCAATCTTGAG CTCtattttgaagatgaagaaagaacagaaatgtaCGAGCTGAACCCAGAACACACGTTGCTACAAGTGCTGCAGCACGAAAG GTATTTTGTAAAGGCTGGGACTCCAACGGTTTTGGCATTTGTAAAGCGTTCTCCTTTCTCTAAGAAGTACTTCTCTGGCAAGAAGGTGCATCGACTATAA